The DNA segment tttttgaattcaataagtgctttgattagttcttccctaatgtttggttcaatgtggacgcttatcttagcttccctgatatcatccgcATTCCCTAGATTGACGacttccgtgtcatttgagttgggtttttttttttcaaattggctcaactttctgttaatttcttcgaaggcttcatcctcatcgtattccgattcatcatcacaatcttgtactagaagttcgaaatcagattgatttttttagactaggttgaagatccgtcgcgcatgccatgtcattagaaccagtacaaagagaactgttcagaagagaaaaagaagaagaaaaattaaaacaaaataaggaatgaagaaaaaaaacttttactttattaaaatacgggatagcaaggtttcacactttggcgagcacaaaaagaaatctggattacaaccctggaataatccagacaacaagaaagaaaatcagagcccactaccaagactcccttcggataggaagaggagtagccattcaattgttgatttttgctttcagccccacaaactgtacatctgccccaatggacccttttcccaataccataactggcttgtcatctaccttttccaactatgccaccgcttttccactggtcgacttttcttttgaaccggcacggatcatcatcactgtttgtgagggtttctttagctccccttcttcgtgcactagctcgatcatgtaggtttcatggtgtgccggcaacgggttctgattgatgttgggtgcctctggtgtctgaacctcaatcttgttggtgacAATAAGATTTTGccctgcatgtttcaacttccaacatttctcggtatcatatccgggagcccccgaacaatactcacagcttaccgagtggtccatatttttgggaaagggatttggcaatctgggctcaacaggactcaacaagcctaactgcctcaatttgtggaacacgacagtataggtttctcccaactcagtgaatgttctctgtattctttcatttctaaaagcctgatttccccggaagcctacccctggagggttcctgtaggcccttggcggaggatatgtgttttgtggaggtgggtatgtattttgtggagccggcgcgcgccattgcgggcgagtcggaggctgagtgtatgtctgggcttggtgtatgGAGAAGTGTTGTTCTTGTggcgggtagtagggttgtggagggtaatttggagtgtaagggtagtttgggtgatgggttctgggttggtagcgaggggaaggacctctcgaTCTAGACCAGTTGCCTGCCTCTATTGTCGCGACCTCTTCTCTCTTTTACTTTCCAAgcacacctcccgtgccgctctgaatggcctgagtcgttgccttgattgccgagtaactcaggatcttattggacttaagtctcTCTTCTATCATAActcccattttcactacttcattgaaggatttgccaaccgacgtcaccaagtgaccaaagtacgttggctctagagtttgcagaaaatagtccaccatttcgttttccctcattggaggatcaactctggctgcctgttctctccatcggaacccaaattcccggaagctctccccgggcttcttctcaaactttagcaatgtgagacggtcagggactatctcaaggttgtactggaagtgacctgcgaaagcctgtgctagatcgtcccaggtgtaccacctgctcggatcttgtcttgtataccattccagtgctgaCCCACTTAGGCTTTGGCTAAattaagctatcagcagctcgtcTTTGCCAccagctcctctcatcttgctacaaaaaccccgtagatgtgccacaggattgccatgcccttcgtataaatcgaacttgggcatcttgaaccctgccggcaattggacgtcagggaaaaggcatagatccttgtaggccacgctgacctggtggcctaacccgtgcatgttcctgaaggattgctccaggcttttgacctttcgaaTCACCTCCTCATGTTCTgtgttcttaaccggtttctcagctTCCTCTGGGATCCCAAATTGGGGTGTATATGTGTATGGCTCAGGAGCTTTAAAAGTGGGTTCAGGAGgaaaatattgggtgtcgtgaactTGGAACAGTGGTTCACTAGACGATCTTTGTAAtgtggctgggggaggtgccacaaagacaggaacatttggtggtggaGGGTTTTGATTGGGTggcggagcttggggatcataggcatctctcccctgatagtagtggtggcttgggaagcttgttgaaggggcgggggaagggtattccggcgtgtgtcccggTGGGGGAGTAGGAGTGACAAGTGGTTTGGGCCCCTTTTGCaccttagccatggctagctgcatttcattcatttccaatctcattttttctatattggtcatcgcctccttcagcatctgatgtgccgtcctttccgactcaacactattttctgagccagtcatgctttctggtataggcccttttgatcttgtttgataatggtatggtgccagtacactttaacaactaactgtttggaatTGGACAAAGAACAAacctgttagcgttagagttttaacagatattgtaattgcactttgggggatgcaatgttcttaggcagttaaccatttctaacatgtttttgctcctaCTGCATGCATCCTCCCGGCTTGTTTTATTTGTGCCTTTTCAAGTGTTTCGGAAACCCTCcattccctctttttttctttttttctttttctctccctctcttttttcttttcttttattcactttctttttttttcttttttagcggtggtcgaaccttatgtagattgcctacgtattatatccccgcatgaatcagaccttgcgtagttcggaccaataaaagataaataataataaaatatttttttggaatttttaattttcataataaaacaaacttgattacaaaagtttaaaaactgaccatactgacagactttgacaaaagacaacaaacggtctcgaaaatcaaataacccgcatactctaatcaaagaattacaaactcaaaaacatacagccagattccttcccctatatgccaattttaaccaaatggttgtttttggccccttctcaatttcacatgaattttaaggccgggaaggattattttacgacttttcacaaacttgttcgttcttttacgaaaatagcccttcgacaactgaaagatactttaagtctatctcggcaagaacgattTTAAGACATCACCGAAGCCGGGCCGgcttattttaactaaaaaccaaaacggtattcacttgaccactgactattttcttgtttttcaaaaaataaaagacctggttttgcaaacacggcctttcagcgcctcagggacgaagattttaaggctgtgagggtcaaaaatcaaaacataaccaaaggtggctgtttatgcaaaatcagccttccggcgtcccgtttgggaacatttggctaattttgacaaaacggcgtgacccaacttatttatgactctcttcttgtttttttttcaaattagaataaaagacccggtattacaaacacgacctttcagcgccTCGGGACGAAGAATTTAAGGCTGTGTGGATAACTGGTCAAAATTCTAAAAGAATGACCAAatgtggccgtttatgcaaagtcagccttccggcgtcccttttggggacacTTGGCTATATTTGACATGAGCGGcattacccgacttatttatgacaaaaattcgacattttttggctatttttgcaaaggagaggttggacccgattagggctgcctacgtatctcacatccggtgagaatcaaaccagcgtagttcgccaCATATAAACTAAACTTTGTAAACAATACACCTTTCTTTtccaataaatcaaactaaaaaaaattcaaaattttggcagggttttgacactacttgaacattggttttatttttctctaaaaaaaaaaagtagttatctccctacactgctatgttgtttttttctttttttcacaatttttcaaaaattcctgatttcagaaaccggtcagcatgcggatctgaagcaaataaatgtgccaaacaaacaggatgcagcaggatggtctttttcatttcaggttgcttgtcctagacggacccaacccctgtgttgagtcccctaagtcaaatgcaacatgatgcaaataagcgttcctactagggatccggcatgaagctgagttattctaggttcataacctgggtatttgttctagaatgtgtacccgagcagacaactcgagtcgaggagggggctacgtaccaggaaccaaaaggccatctggcttagtaacttgtccggcctctttcttattttaggtattgacactaacagaatagggagtctcgacgagcaagcacatccccgaaggtaagaagagaagggtttcggcacagtttatatacagttcagataatatcaaagcggtaaaagcagcatttagcacattaggcccaaacatgtaacgaaatcagataaagccaaatataacaatctatctaagctcgaattctgaaccctgaaccagagattctgggttcggctCCCCAggagagtcgccagagctgtcacacctcctttttacacgcACCTACCCCGAGGGATAAaagcacaagggagtttttccaatttaagtgacaatattcgaaatgggattattcatttatttcagagtcgccacttgggagatttatggtgtcccaagtcaccggttgaatcccgaatcgaggaaaatattgactctgtttagcAGTCTGggcaccaaaaatccggataaggaattccgttaacccgggagaaggtgttaggcattcccgagttccgtggttctagcacggtcgctcaactgtcatattcggcttgattatctgatacaatacatgttgaacatatgtgcgaattttaacttttaaccgcttttatcatagaccatttttatcgagaattgcaacatcgtgaaaatatatctcgaaccacgtcacatcaatgtacccgtggttaccgacatatttcgactctgttgagatttggatttgggtcacataaatgtgcacccgagtttaagaaaataaattgttaaaggcgcgcctaaagcgactagcatatcattattttgagtaaggccgtgaaatttgctaaacgaccgatcccgaagtctatacaattattaaccatttattgagggccccgcaacttgtgcgttttattgggcgaggctcatctcatttattttaaaaggataatcctaaagtgcctacatttctttcctattaaatttgtctctaaaaaatgaaagagaaaaggtcctaatttatttacatgcttacgagttgttaaattaaaaaaaaaaacttggcaatctaattttaatcataGACcattacatgctgaaattaaccaatagtatctagctaaacaatattcctacaagttccgaaacggtctattcgtttaatgagctaactgttgaatgtttaagaatagtctaaatcagctaacatacTTTTTGAGactgataatcatccaacaatagcgaACTAACtggacagagttactacaccatttatttattttttaggcaatacatagacagttcgtccactaagctactgtcagatgttccattatatatattaaacaactacataaTTCTGATTAgaggaagctaaataatgtatatatacaaataaaattcagaatataactaagataaattcagaacttcaactcttcatttcatattcatgcttcatgtttcagtttataGTAACCagtgtgtcagttgtgtacctgatattggaagcaaaagaaaaggaagatcagcaggaatgcagtagcatacaacaacagcaacacccagcaacagatttaaaaaatcgagcagaaatccagcaacaaccagtgaagtagtagcaaataaccaaccaaactcaaggaaacaAATCAAATGATAATCCTGAaataccaacaacaatcaacgggcaaAAACAAAGTAAatcttttttagattgaaagaccagttaatgtttaacccttaaatcttgacccctctgtatatccagtgtatgcagattgtatatcgggtgtatactactctctatTTCGAATCTCCTTCGAAATATTTTCTCAATATTCAGCCAATCCCCTATCCCCTTtcaatattttttcggaattccTAATATTTTCGGAATGCTCCTCCCCTCTTCCAATATCCAGACcccttatttatagccaaacttcaagcatttaaaattaaaatccCACCATCTTTCACTCATCCCCCTTTAACTttcactacttaatgttttgtcccccactatattaaacaaatatattagttcccactaacacatatcttttctttatttaattccattattccccactaccgcatgttttgtcccccactatattaaacaatatattaattccccaccattatgtcttgtcccccactacgtattaaaaaatgtattaatttaatattattagtacctAGTGGACGGaacactcagattaaataattattcaaattttcaattccaaaaatacccctctaaaattactgaaattaccattctacccctgaaaatactgcaatttaccattctactccatcagctataaccaattcacctaatcaattctaaccaaaatacagcagctataaccaattcctaat comes from the Nicotiana sylvestris chromosome 4, ASM39365v2, whole genome shotgun sequence genome and includes:
- the LOC138889864 gene encoding uncharacterized protein, producing MRLEMNEMQLAMAKVQKGPKPLVTPTPPPGHTPEYPSPAPSTSFPSHHYYQGRDAYDPQAPPPNQNPPPPNVPVFVAPPPATLQRSSSEPLFQVHDTQYFPPEPTFKAPEPYTYTPQFGIPEEAEKPVKNTEHEEVIRKVKSLEQSFRNMHGLGHQFIVTSVSVVYLILKAKEKEDQQKLMIEFMAGRSRSDGGRSWLDVRKIDDGAAVASMTTWGEAERVLWRVVAVVELGTKKKEQKRSSTAAR